In the genome of Mesotoga sp. UBA6090, one region contains:
- a CDS encoding nucleoside phosphorylase has translation MPLTVCSSGIGGPSTEIAVVELNRLGVDTIIRVGTSGGLADHVKPGDVIVLSSCIRYSGTANLFIPENFPAVADYRLLTALISACEEAGVVYHVGIGLSLDSFYATKPDLLRKDFPSSIYGKLEEWIAAGALQLDMEAATLYVLSSLLKINAAAICTAGSNISRGERPEIPPSNENAIIAACEAACKFNNWKEISIKRGRSFTLPPIAERGNEQ, from the coding sequence CTGCCGCTTACTGTATGTTCGAGCGGAATCGGAGGCCCCTCGACTGAGATCGCTGTGGTCGAACTAAACAGGCTGGGAGTTGACACAATCATCCGTGTCGGAACCTCAGGAGGGCTTGCGGATCATGTGAAACCGGGAGACGTGATCGTGCTTTCGAGTTGCATAAGATACTCGGGAACAGCAAATCTCTTCATTCCGGAGAACTTCCCCGCCGTAGCCGATTATCGGCTACTTACGGCGTTGATCTCAGCCTGTGAAGAAGCCGGTGTGGTCTATCATGTGGGAATCGGCCTGTCGCTCGATTCCTTCTATGCTACGAAGCCCGATCTCTTGAGAAAAGACTTCCCGTCATCTATCTACGGAAAGCTTGAAGAATGGATTGCGGCCGGCGCTTTACAGCTCGACATGGAAGCGGCGACTCTCTATGTACTCTCTTCGCTTCTAAAGATCAACGCCGCTGCCATTTGCACTGCCGGATCCAATATTTCGCGAGGTGAGAGACCGGAGATTCCGCCTTCGAATGAAAACGCTATAATAGCAGCCTGCGAAGCGGCTTGCAAATTCAACAACTGGAAAGAGATCTCAATAAAGCGTGGAAGGAGTTTCACCCTTCCTCCGATAGCAGAGCGGGGTAACGAACAATGA